A single region of the Procambarus clarkii isolate CNS0578487 chromosome 59, FALCON_Pclarkii_2.0, whole genome shotgun sequence genome encodes:
- the LOC138353764 gene encoding leucine-rich repeat and coiled-coil domain-containing protein PF3D7_0703800-like, producing the protein MPIMVTTNGNMPIMVTTNGNMSIMVTTNGNMSIMVTTNGNMPIMVTTNGNMPIMVTTNGNMSIMVTTNGNMSIMVTTNGNMPIMVTTNGNMPIMVTTNGNMPIMVTTNGNMSIMVTTNGNMPIMVTTNGNMSIMVTTNGNMPIMVTTNGNMSIMVTTNGNMPIMVTTNGNMSIMVTTNGNMPIMVTTNGNMPIMVTTNGNMPIMVTTNGNMPIMVTRVTSVAWC; encoded by the coding sequence ATGCCCATCATGGTCACTACTAACGGTAACATGCCCATCATGGTCACTACTAACGGTAACATGTCCATCATGGTCACTACTAACGGTAACATGTCCATCATGGTCACTACTAACGGTAACATGCCCATCATGGTCACTACTAACGGTAACATGCCCATCATGGTCACTACTAACGGTAACATGTCCATCATGGTCACTACTAACGGTAACATGTCCATCATGGTCACTACTAACGGTAACATGCCCATCATGGTCACTACTAACGGTAACATGCCCATAATGGTCACTACTAACGGTAACATGCCCATCATGGTCACTACTAACGGTAACATGTCCATCATGGTCACTACTAACGGTAACATGCCCATCATGGTCACTACTAACGGTAACATGTCCATCATGGTCACTACTAACGGTAACATGCCCATCATGGTCACTACTAACGGTAACATGTCCATCATGGTCACTACTAACGGTAACATGCCCATCATGGTCACTACTAACGGTAACATGTCCATCATGGTCACTACTAACGGTAACATGCCCATCATGGTCACTACTAACGGTAACATGCCCATCATGGTCACTACTAACGGTAACATGCCCATCATGGTCACTACTAACGGTAACATGCCCATCATGGTCACAAGAGTCACGAGTGTTGCGTGGTGTTGA